A genomic segment from Streptomyces sp. NBC_00459 encodes:
- a CDS encoding AAA family ATPase, whose amino-acid sequence MTNGVDVPTAAAEFDRTAVADTESVAEDERKQVLSQFPLEEWAELPLERYALGQAAPPGSGPTYCRLLEFLTPNLGSIRGGSAAKHIMYHHNSGEWRLAAPLRGMDPQDAWAELRGQFVRAFDAVGAGDFEALDDLEVLRYGPTLVTKSLATYFPQHFLPIYAAEHLRTFVTLLGGEAQAGVPASRTNRQLRELVQGRAEFEGWTGREVMRFLYKHFNPRQRTIWKIAPGERGRLWEECRDGGFISVGWDELGDLGQYQSDTELKQALDAHWPRSSGPSLTLARRLLAFRDLEAGDRVVANRGMDEVLATGRVDGSYRYDPDRPEFHHVVPVAWDPSHAQKLPKPQHGWRSTFAKVDPSLFARFTAHNTDSGSGSASDPGTGQAQAGPPVALPEDVQVVLDALERKGQVILHGPPGTGKTRLALGAALALDGRADALGADTRQRAEAQAEMLHGDRVSMVTFHPSYGYEDFVEGFKPDLSATGPGLTLALTDGLFHSLCSRAAAHPDQTFLLVVDEINRGDLPRIFGELITLLELDKRNLPVALPVSKRRFSVPPNVRVIGTMNTADRSISHLDAAVRRRFAFLPVGPDPDAVSGTVGPLDLAAFFESLNSRIARHLDADHQIGHAYLMRDGEPIATEEDLAAAFHHEVIPLLEDYCLGRADLLHRILGGLVDAETGRPLLMPPQDLADALATEFTSGVPGPDA is encoded by the coding sequence ATGACAAACGGGGTGGATGTACCCACAGCAGCGGCCGAGTTCGACCGGACCGCCGTGGCGGACACCGAGTCGGTTGCCGAGGACGAGCGCAAGCAGGTGCTGTCCCAGTTTCCGTTGGAGGAGTGGGCAGAGCTGCCACTGGAGCGCTACGCCCTCGGGCAGGCCGCGCCGCCCGGGTCGGGGCCGACGTACTGTCGGCTGCTGGAGTTCCTCACTCCGAATCTGGGCAGCATCAGGGGCGGTAGTGCCGCGAAGCACATCATGTACCACCACAACTCCGGCGAATGGCGGCTGGCCGCTCCGCTGAGGGGTATGGACCCGCAGGACGCCTGGGCGGAACTGCGCGGACAGTTCGTCCGGGCCTTTGATGCCGTCGGGGCAGGGGACTTCGAGGCTTTGGACGACCTCGAAGTGCTGCGGTACGGGCCGACGTTGGTGACGAAGTCCCTGGCGACCTACTTCCCGCAGCACTTCCTGCCGATCTACGCGGCCGAGCATCTGCGGACGTTCGTCACGCTGCTCGGCGGCGAGGCGCAGGCCGGTGTCCCCGCCTCGCGCACGAACCGTCAGCTGCGCGAACTCGTGCAGGGCCGTGCGGAGTTCGAGGGCTGGACGGGACGGGAGGTGATGCGCTTCCTGTACAAACACTTCAATCCCCGGCAACGCACCATCTGGAAGATCGCCCCCGGCGAGCGCGGCCGTCTGTGGGAGGAATGCCGGGACGGCGGGTTCATCTCCGTCGGGTGGGACGAGCTCGGCGATCTCGGCCAGTACCAGAGCGACACCGAACTGAAGCAGGCCCTGGACGCGCACTGGCCGCGCAGCAGTGGCCCCAGCCTCACCCTCGCTCGCCGGCTGCTGGCCTTCCGAGACCTGGAGGCGGGAGACCGGGTCGTCGCCAACCGCGGTATGGACGAGGTCCTGGCCACCGGCAGGGTCGACGGGAGCTACCGCTACGACCCGGACCGGCCGGAGTTCCACCACGTCGTCCCGGTGGCCTGGGACCCCTCCCACGCACAGAAACTGCCGAAGCCCCAGCACGGGTGGCGGTCCACCTTCGCCAAGGTCGACCCGTCCCTCTTCGCGAGGTTCACCGCACATAACACCGACTCCGGCTCCGGCTCTGCCTCCGACCCGGGTACGGGCCAGGCGCAGGCGGGCCCGCCGGTCGCGCTGCCCGAGGACGTGCAGGTCGTACTGGACGCGCTGGAGCGCAAGGGGCAGGTGATCCTGCACGGGCCGCCCGGTACCGGCAAGACCCGGCTCGCGCTCGGCGCCGCCCTCGCCCTGGACGGCCGTGCGGACGCGCTCGGTGCCGATACCCGTCAACGTGCCGAGGCGCAGGCCGAGATGCTGCACGGCGACCGTGTCAGCATGGTCACCTTCCACCCCTCCTACGGCTACGAGGACTTCGTCGAGGGCTTCAAGCCGGACCTGAGCGCCACCGGCCCAGGGCTTACCCTCGCTCTCACGGACGGCCTGTTCCACAGCCTGTGCAGCCGGGCCGCCGCCCATCCCGACCAGACGTTTCTGCTGGTCGTCGACGAGATCAACCGCGGTGACCTGCCGCGGATCTTCGGCGAGTTGATCACACTCCTCGAACTCGACAAGCGGAACCTGCCCGTCGCCCTGCCCGTCAGCAAGCGGCGCTTCTCCGTACCGCCGAACGTCCGGGTCATCGGCACGATGAACACCGCCGACCGGAGCATCAGCCACCTGGACGCCGCGGTTCGCCGCCGCTTCGCCTTCCTTCCCGTGGGGCCGGACCCGGACGCGGTCTCCGGAACCGTCGGCCCTCTGGACCTGGCCGCGTTCTTCGAGTCCCTCAACTCCCGCATCGCCCGTCATCTCGACGCCGACCACCAGATAGGGCACGCCTATCTGATGCGGGACGGTGAGCCGATCGCCACCGAGGAGGATCTGGCCGCGGCCTTCCACCACGAGGTGATCCCGCTCCTGGAGGACTACTGCCTCGGCCGGGCGGATCTGCTGCACCGTATCCTCGGCGGCCTGGTCGACGCCGAGACCGGGCGTCCGCTCCTCATGCCCCCGCAGGACCTGGCGGACGCGCTGGCGACCGAGTTCACCAGCGGCGTTCCCGGCCCGGATGCCTGA
- a CDS encoding DUF2326 domain-containing protein, which translates to MSIFLTLAAQVAEDEDMQYIVSLNSDDLSKAIQRGFSVEDRIIEPRLTDESEEGGSGSGSELIRPGGALPPCVMLWRFSEGEGEMTENPLTHKQALAAVIQALGGTWDTERAVLALRVAGYRPADDEAAGKEARRNLRELAQDGVIVRPDPGQAVYRPA; encoded by the coding sequence TTGAGCATCTTCCTCACGCTGGCGGCCCAGGTCGCCGAGGACGAGGACATGCAGTACATCGTCAGCCTCAACTCCGACGACCTTTCCAAGGCGATCCAGCGTGGCTTCAGCGTCGAGGACCGCATCATCGAGCCACGGCTGACGGATGAGAGCGAGGAGGGCGGTTCGGGTTCCGGTTCTGAGCTGATCCGGCCAGGTGGAGCCCTGCCCCCGTGTGTCATGCTGTGGCGGTTTTCGGAAGGGGAGGGTGAGATGACCGAGAACCCGCTGACGCACAAGCAGGCGCTCGCCGCGGTGATCCAGGCGCTGGGAGGCACCTGGGACACCGAACGTGCCGTACTGGCTCTACGAGTCGCCGGGTACCGGCCGGCGGACGACGAAGCCGCGGGCAAGGAGGCCCGCCGCAACCTGCGCGAGCTCGCCCAGGACGGTGTGATCGTGAGGCCGGACCCGGGCCAGGCCGTGTATCGGCCGGCGTAG